From Micromonospora carbonacea:
GGCCCGACCGCCGGCAGCAGCGCCACCAGCGCGAGGGCGGCCAGCGGGCGGCCGGTGAGAACCTGCGCCGGGTACGCCAGCAACAGTCCCCCCAGGGTCGCGCCGAAGATCCCGGCGCGCACCAGCAGCGGGACCGCGCTGACCCGGTTGACCGCCGAGCGGGCCGCCCGGGCGCGTTCGGTCACCACCTCGACCGGGTTCACCGGCACCGCCCTTCGTCACCCGTCCGCCGGGCTGCCCCGTTCACCGGCCGCCCACCCGCGGGGCGGTGGCGAGCCGGGCCACGTCGCGCAGCACCTGGTCGAGGCTGCCCGCGCCCGCCCAGCGGACCACCGGCACGCCGTGCTCGCGGAGCTGGCCGATCATGGTGTCCCGGTCGATCCGCCACAGCCGGAACGCCACCTCGGACCAGCCCTGCCGGCCCGGTGGCGGCAGGTCGTCCGGGAGCGTGTCCACCGCCACCACGAACCGCCCGGACCGGGCCATCCGGGCCAGCATCTGGGCGGACCGCTCGTCCAGCAGCGGGGTCAGCACCACCACCAGCGCGTCCGAGGAGAGGATCTGCGGCCCGAAGACCTGGTCGTACGGCTCGTGCGGCGACGCCTCGGCGCGCACGTCGAGCAGCCACTCCAGCAGCGTGAGGTATTGCCGGCGGCCCGTGGCGGGGCGCAGCCGGCGGGCCGCCGGGCCGTACTCCAGCAGCGCCACCCGGTCGCCCCGGTGCAGGTAGTGCTCGCCGATCGCGGCGGCGGCCCGCACGGTGGTGTCCAGCACCGACGCGGCCCCGCCGACGCCGCCGGAGCGGCCCGCCTCGGCGAGGACGTCGAGCAGGACGACCACCTCGGCGTCCCGGTCCGACAGGGTGGCGGCCACGTGCAGCTGCCGGGCCCGCAGCGACACCCGCCAGTCGACCCGGCGCAGCCGGTCGCCGGGGCCGAAGACCCGCACCCCGGCCAGCTCGCCGCCCTCCCCGGGCCGGCGGGAGTGGTGCGCGCCGACCAGGCCGGCGGCGCGGGGCATCGCCTCCACCGCCTCGAACGGCTCCGTCTTCGGATACACCCGGAACCGGACCGGCTCGGTGATCGCCGCCCGGGAGACCAGCATCCCCCCGGCGGCGGCGACCCGCGCCCCGGCCGGGCCGATCGGGTGCCGGCCCCAGCGCCGGGCCTTCCCGGCCAGCTCCAGGTCGACGGCCGTGCCCGGGTCGACGACGGTCACGAAGGGCCGGTCCACGCCGCTGCGGGACAGGTCCACCCGGGCCCCGCCGACGCCGGCCCGCTCCACCAGCAGCCACGGCGAGACCCGGGTGCGCACCACCGCCACGTCGTAGCCGACCGTGTCCGGGTTGCCGACGCTGACCGTGCCGGTGAACTCGCTGCCCTCGACGAGGTGCCCGTCGTCCGCGGTGATCCACAACTGCGGGCCCGCCGTGGGCCGGCGGCGCAGCGCGTACGCGGTGCCGAGCGCGAACGGCACGGCCAGCACGACCAGGTCGACCCGGCCGAGCAGCACCCCGGCGATCAGCAGCAGGCCCGCCAGCAGCACCGCCCGGCCCAGCGCCCAGGTGGGCACCCAGCCCGCCGCCTGCGGCCCCTCGGGGGTGGACACGGCCGTCAGCGCCCCGGCCGGCCGGCGGCGTAGCTCGGCAGCGCCCCGCTGGCCGGGGCCGGGGTCTGGTCGAGCACCTCCCCGACCACGAAGGACGGGTCGACGCGCCGCAGCCACATCTCCGGGCGCAGCGTGATCCGGTGCGCCAGGGCCGGCGCGGCCACCTCCTTGACGTCCTCGGGCACCACGTAGTCCCGGCCGGCGAAGACCGCCCGCGCGCGGGCCAGCAGCAGCAGCGCCAGCGAGCCGCGCGGCGACGCCCCGACCAGCACCGACGGGTGCTCCCGGGTGGCGGCGGTGAGCGCCACGATGTAGCGGCCGATGGAGTCCTCCACCACCACGTTCTCCAGCGCGACCTGCATGGCCCGCAGGGTGGCGGCGTCGACGACCGGGGTGATCTCGGCCTCCTCGCGGCGGCGGCCCATCCGCCGGCGCAGCAC
This genomic window contains:
- a CDS encoding DUF58 domain-containing protein; amino-acid sequence: MTAVSTPEGPQAAGWVPTWALGRAVLLAGLLLIAGVLLGRVDLVVLAVPFALGTAYALRRRPTAGPQLWITADDGHLVEGSEFTGTVSVGNPDTVGYDVAVVRTRVSPWLLVERAGVGGARVDLSRSGVDRPFVTVVDPGTAVDLELAGKARRWGRHPIGPAGARVAAAGGMLVSRAAITEPVRFRVYPKTEPFEAVEAMPRAAGLVGAHHSRRPGEGGELAGVRVFGPGDRLRRVDWRVSLRARQLHVAATLSDRDAEVVVLLDVLAEAGRSGGVGGAASVLDTTVRAAAAIGEHYLHRGDRVALLEYGPAARRLRPATGRRQYLTLLEWLLDVRAEASPHEPYDQVFGPQILSSDALVVVLTPLLDERSAQMLARMARSGRFVVAVDTLPDDLPPPGRQGWSEVAFRLWRIDRDTMIGQLREHGVPVVRWAGAGSLDQVLRDVARLATAPRVGGR